Genomic window (Phycisphaeraceae bacterium):
TAAACCAATCATCGGCAACCGACTGTAGTTTGGGAACGCCTCGTCCGTCTTGGTACATGATGCCGAGCATGAACATGGCATCTGGATCCCCGATATCTGCAGCTCGTTGATACCAGCCTGCGGCAATCTCGTAACTTTGGGCAGCAGTGCCGCCTTTGTCATACAGTCGGCCTAACTGATACATTGATGGGGCATGATTAAAAGTCGCTGCTTTTTCAAACCAATCAATTGCGATTTGTGTGGATTGGTTATTCCGAATGGTAGCCTCAATAAACAAGAGACCTAGTCTGTACATGGATTCAACATGCTTGGCTTCGGCTGCAATTGTGTAGAGTTGCTTGGCTCGCTTTGGATCTTTGGGCAACCCGTCACCATAATGAAGCAGTGTTGCGAGTTGAAATGCTGCATCAATGTTGCCATTGTCGGCTGCTTGTTGATACCAAACTGCTGATTCGGCCTTGTCTACGATTGCTCCTTTTCCGTGCTCGAAGCAATTTGCTATGTCGAATAACACGGTCGAATCAGAAGTTGCGCTATGCCGCATTAATGCAATGAAACTATCTCGGTCAGCAAGAACTTCGCTTTCCCAGTATGTGATTCCAGACGATTCAAGTTCTTTAATCACATTTTGAAGAAGTGGATCGCTGTCAAAGCTGTGATTTGTTTGTTTTGTCATCGTGACTACTAGGGGAATGTTTGTTTTGTCTTGCGAATAGTGTGTAGCTAGTGCCGCAAGCCGCCAAATCTTGCCTGCGTCATTGCTGCTCAGGGCGGGATCATTGAGATATGGAGTGAGCTGGTATTGCAAAATATCGCGAGCTTTCTTTGCTTTGATCTCTTCATTTTCAATACTGCTGGTTCGTATAAGCAGTTTTTCTGCTCGTTCAGTGATTTCGGTAATATCTAAAGATGCTTGTTTTCCAAACGATGCTTGGGTAAGTGTAAATAGAAGTGCTGATATAGTAACGAATAGATAAGTACGCATTTAACACCCCATTTCGTAAGCTGACTCTCCACTGGCGAGAGAATGGCATTTACATCGTACAATAAAACACCAGTTAGTACTTCTCAGTATTTTCTCCGCGTCCTCTGCGGTTCATAATTACTGTCTCGACTGGGTCCCCGCCTGCGCGGGGATGACGCTTTGATCTGTTCGCATTATACAGAAAAACACAGAGCAGCACATCTCTGTGCATTCTCTGTGTTCCTCCGTGTCTTCTGTGGTTCAAACTTCCTACAGATTCCCGCGACGCTCCTGCTCGATCTCCAGTGCCTCGAACAGTGCCTTGAAGTTGCCCTTGCCGAACGACTGTGAGCCCCGGCGGCAGATGATCTCGAAGAACAGGGTCGGGCGGTCCTGGAGCGGCTTGGTGAAGAGCTGGAGCAGGTACCCCTCGTCGTCGGCGTCCACGAGGATGCCGAGGTCCTTGATCTTCGTGTGGTCTTCCTTCACAGCCTTGTGACCGTGCTGTGTGAGCATGGTGTTGACGCGATCCCAGACACGCTCGTAGTAGGTGTCCGGGAGTGAGAGGAAGTCCACGCCGCGTCGCCGGAGTTCTGCAACGGACGAAATCTCGTCGTCGGTGCGGAGCGCGAGATGCTGCACGCCGGGCGTCATGTTGTGCCACTCGAGGTATTCGAGGATCTGCGACTTCTTCTTGCCGGGCGCGGGCTCGTTGATGGGCATCTTGATGAGGTTGTTGCCCGATGCCATGACCTTTGACATCAGCGCGGAGTACTCGGTCGAGATGTCGGCATCATCGAAGTGCTTGAACATTTTGAACTCAAGCACGTCCTCGTAGAACTTCACCCAGTGGTTCATCTTGCCCTCTTCGACGTTGCCGACGAGGTGGTCGACGTACTTCAGGCCGCACGGGTTCTTCTTGTTCCACTCGTTGAGCGCGGTGACCTCGGAGCGTTTGAAGGTGGGCATGAACTCTGCGCCCTGCTTGATCTTAGGAAGCGCATACTCGCCCGTGCGCGACACAAATGTGTGGACGCAGCGCCCATAGGTCTTGATGGATGCAACAGTGACGGTGCCGCGAGAGTCTGTGATGACGCGCGGCTCAGCAG
Coding sequences:
- a CDS encoding SEL1-like repeat protein, with the protein product MRTYLFVTISALLFTLTQASFGKQASLDITEITERAEKLLIRTSSIENEEIKAKKARDILQYQLTPYLNDPALSSNDAGKIWRLAALATHYSQDKTNIPLVVTMTKQTNHSFDSDPLLQNVIKELESSGITYWESEVLADRDSFIALMRHSATSDSTVLFDIANCFEHGKGAIVDKAESAVWYQQAADNGNIDAAFQLATLLHYGDGLPKDPKRAKQLYTIAAEAKHVESMYRLGLLFIEATIRNNQSTQIAIDWFEKAATFNHAPSMYQLGRLYDKGGTAAQSYEIAAGWYQRAADIGDPDAMFMLGIMYQDGRGVPKLQSVADDWFSRARVRAIRVGRPLASQITFFDCKIDAPKVVFICDVSDSMTTRNKSEMLNAELINTIQNLQPEIGYAVYWFDDWGSRIIKPLEWTSTDQFSSRRIASKIQQGAKDLFSFETSFDSAFNMDPLPNAIILSTDGGLARDAIERIEAVSISHNVPVYCFSIGSSNSDRDLELLALESGGTFTKVRVP
- the hppD gene encoding 4-hydroxyphenylpyruvate dioxygenase, whose protein sequence is MTTASTSPTNAVKSASTDPLSLIDVDHVRFYVGNAKQAAYFYANTFGFQIEQIADLTTGSRDEADYLLTQGNIRLMLTTPLHDRHPAAEEVKLYGDGVKDVAFTVHDAVAAYERAIKNGAQSAAEPRVITDSRGTVTVASIKTYGRCVHTFVSRTGEYALPKIKQGAEFMPTFKRSEVTALNEWNKKNPCGLKYVDHLVGNVEEGKMNHWVKFYEDVLEFKMFKHFDDADISTEYSALMSKVMASGNNLIKMPINEPAPGKKKSQILEYLEWHNMTPGVQHLALRTDDEISSVAELRRRGVDFLSLPDTYYERVWDRVNTMLTQHGHKAVKEDHTKIKDLGILVDADDEGYLLQLFTKPLQDRPTLFFEIICRRGSQSFGKGNFKALFEALEIEQERRGNL